The genomic segment GCAGCAGAGGCTCAACAATGCGGGTGGGTCCTTCCCCTCCAGATTTAAACTTCAGCATTAGCGACAACTCAGTACAACCCATATATTTTCCCCCACCAGACCCCTGTGCTTGTCAAACACGTAACAACACAACCAGGACAGAGAGCCTGCACCGCCCTTTGGGCACAGAGTCAGCTCAACAGCGTGGGGCCACCCATCTGATGACTTTACCCAGCAGCGCTTGGGGCTGTCAGGTTAAAAGTCTTGACACGTCTGGGGTCCCAAccgaaaaacaaaatgaaaagttttttttggAAAAACGCTTTCAGACAGAGCATTATTCCCTGGAACAAGTCTTGGTCattcttgtgttttaaaaataaaaagcacagcgAGAACAGAGGTAGGACTTAACATTGCCATCGAGAGTTTTCTGCGAGGTCCAGAATGAGCTAGAACGTGTGCGGCGGTGAGGCTGCCACCACCAGGACTCTTCTTTTGCAGGCTGCGAAGGGAACAGTCTGGACGTGTGCGCCTATGTGTGCACGTTCTTCCTAAAACACGGTTCTTCTTGAAGACACGGTGGGAGTGGAGTTTTGTGTCTCCTGGCCGGCGGCTCCTGGTTCTTCCAGACCACACGACTGATAGCTCTCCTTTTTGTGCTGCATGTTGGTTAGTTTCTTCTCCTCTCTATGGCAAGAGTAGGGGAAAAGTTAGGATGACTTCAATCGTTTAAGGGAAATCAAGATGTAAGGGGTCGATCAAAATCCACAGTGAAAGTGAGGGAGGGATCATATGAAAATATCTGCCCGGCCTGACGCAGCAAAAGGCGGGTCAACTTTTGCTCATCCACGAAGGGCTCTTTAAGTTTTCTGGGGTGGGTTTCCCTGATGATTTGGAGGTTGCTGCTGGGTCCCTCGGGGTTGCCTGGGGCTCATGCAAGAAGGAAGATTCGCTCAACGTGGCGTCCTGGGAGTCAGCGCCGGTGGAAGGGTCAGCCTCACTGGACAGGTCTTCCGTGGAGAAGTTGAGACTCCCGAGCTTGGCAAGGGAGTGTGAGCGCTTCAGTGGAGAAGAGACAGTGAGGCCTGCCAGCCGGAGCCGGGTCTCAATCTCCTGCGTCCGCTGCTTCACCAGCCCAGGCTTCCCACGGACGCTGTGGATGCTATCGCTGCTGGAGCTCCGGGTCAGGTTGGAGCTCATGGAAGAGGAGGTGGGGGTGTAGCAGATGGTCTTCAGAAAGTCTTTTGAGAAACTACTGGTGTGGTCCAGGCGGTAGAGGAAAGGAGGGGGGCTCTTCAGTGAGCCTCCTTCCAACGAAGCGGGGGCGGCCTCTGATTTCTCATCACTCCCAGCCTGGCCAGGCATAACCAGGGGGCCCAGCTCGTGGAGCGCGGCTAGATCCTGGCTCTCCTCGGGGATGCTGGCCTCCAGCCTGCCGGCAGGGCCGTCCCTGGAGGGAGGTGCTGGGTCTGTAGGCACGCTCTTCAGCCGCTCCAGTTCTTTGGTGTGCTTGCGGACCAAGCCCGCCTTCTGCAGCTGAATGATGGACTCCTGGTGCTGCATCAGGTAGCTGTTGGTTGTCGGCTTCTCAGATTCGTTACTGAACAGAAGCCTCAGGTCCTTGGCTGGCTTTGTATCTTTCTTGGGTGGCGATTCTTCCTTTGTTACCACTTCTGTGCTGGGAGGGTTCTTATCACAGTGAGAATTCTTCAAAAGGAGGGACTTTGGCAGGACTTTTGGGGTCTCTCTGGAAGGTTCCAAAAGGCTGGTTGGTGGTTCTAGGACAGCTCCAGCCCCAGGGCCACTGGTGTCTGGCCTCCTGGAGCCTGCTGGTGGTAGGAACGGGGGAGGTTCAGTTGGGCCGGAGGCTGGCTTCTCCGGAACACGGGACCTGTTGGCCATGTGGGCCACGGGGGAGGACGTGATGTGGGGCAGGAAGGCTGGCTGGGTGCAGATGGCGGGAGCACTGAGGTCCTCACATCGCTCCCTGGAGGCCTCAGGAGCCCCACTGGCTGTAGGGTACACGCAGTCGGCACAGGATTTATAGGAAGGCTTCACTTTGTTAAGGATCCCAAATATAGCATCATGCTACAAGGAAGGGACAAGAACATGGTGAGATGGGGCAGTCATGAGCAAAGACCAAAAACATGAGGGAGGGCAGGGAAAGGCATGCGAGGCAGGGCTGGGGGTCAGGCCTGGAGGAGCAGCTCTCATTTCACTTAGTACCGACAGCCAGACCTCCCGGAGCCCACTTGATTGTGGataaccaccgtgcctggcctgaggtGGGTTTTATACGCCAACAGAAAACAAgtttaggccaggtacagtggctcacgcctgtaactcagcactctgggaggccgaggcaggcggatcacgaagatGGGAGAGCAAGaccacctggctaacatggtgaaaccccgtctctactaaaattacaaaaaattagctgggcgtggtggcgggtgcctgtagtcccagctactcgggaggctgaggcaggagaatggtgtgaacccaggaggcagagctcgcagtgagccgagatcgcgccactgcactcagcctgggcgacagaacaagactccatttcaaaaaaaaaaaaaaaaaaaaaccgtttaCATTGTTTCCTAAGGAAAACCCCCTGCCTTCTGGTCAGTGAGGATCTAAGTGAACGTCACACACGCCTCTATGTCCCCACCCTTCACTTCCTCACAGACCAGTTGATAGGTACCCAGTGGTCCTGGGAATGGACTAGAAAGCTGTGTGAAGAGTCCCAGGGGAGAGAGGGACAAGTTCAGAGTCTCCACGGGGGGAAGGCTGCCCAGAGGAACTGACACTTCAGCTGAGGCTTCTGGGACAAGCAGGTGTTGACCAGCCAGAGACAGCAGCATGCAGGCCCAGAAGCAAAgcgggaggaaggagaagggcaccccgcaccccaccccacctgcaCAGGACTGtaggctggagggcaggacaAGGCAGGGGGCAACAgggctctgtctctctctttcaaatAGATAGAGATAGGGccctactatgttgcccaggctggtctcgaactcctgggctcaagtgatccttctgcctcggcctcccaaagtgctaggattataggcatgagccagcacaacCCACCAGCTCTCTCTCTCAACACCTCCTGATGTCCTTGCCCCATCCTCGGAGCCACTGTGATCCCAGGCTCCCAGCTTCCCCTCTCACCCCACCAGCCTGCCTATAGACCACAGTCAGAGGGGGCTCATCACCCGCCTGCTTAAAGCCCCCGCCATGGCTTccggggttttcttttcttttttttaaatggagtttcactcttgttgccaagggtggagtgcaattgtgtgatctcagctcactgcaacctctgcctcccgggttcaagcgattctcctgtctcagcctcctgagtagctggaattacaggcatgcacccccatgtccagctaattttgtatttttagtagagacggggttccaccatgttggtcaggctgctcttgaactcctgaccacagatgacctcagatgatctgcccaccttggcctcccaaagtgctgggattataggcgtgagccaccatgcctggcccagggttTTATCTCATCTGTCTTTATGGGTATTTGCTTTGTAGGGAAGTGAGGGAAATCCATAATTAGTATTTGATTTGGAACATTTTATGGAGGTCGACAGATGCAACTGCCCAGTTTTGTTTGCATTATAACATGCTGTTAATAATAAACTGGCTGTATACTTGAATGCATCTGTCAGGACCCCAAGTGCCCCAACTTGAGAACCACGGCTGTCCTGTGAGACGGGCAGGTGAAGCCAGAGGGAACGAAGTCAGCGGCAGGGCAAGGGtggaagcagagaccaggctGCACGGCCACCCTTCCCCTGAACCAGCCTTGGCTCCTGCATCACTTCCCCCATGAAGGAGGATAAAGTTTGGCTGGAATTAACGAATTTCTCAGTAAGCACCAGGTTGAAGCTCAAACCTTGTGGCAGATAATCCACTAAAAATGGCAACTCCAAGAGACTAATGGAGTTAAGTATTAGAGTCTAAGTTGGAAGGTTGGATACTTGATAATGTCGGGAaattactatctttttttttttttttttgagatggagtatcactctgtcgcccaggctggagtgcagtggcacgatctcggctcactgcaacctctgcctcctggattccagcaactctcgtgcctcagactcctgagtagctgggatcacaggcacgcaccaccacacccagctaatttttgtatttttagtagagacagggtttcaccatgttggccaggatagtctcaatctcctgacctcctgattcgcttgccttagcctcccaaagtgctgggattacagatgtgagctaccgcaTCTGGCCCTATCAGTTTTTTTAAAGGTGACAATGGTATTGTGGCTATGTTAACATACTGCGgcatttatgaataaaataatgtatctgAGGCCAAGCGTGGTactcaaacctgtaattccagcactttgggaggccaaggtgggcagatggcttgaggtcaggctgggcaacagtgagacctcatctctacaaaaaaatagaaaaaattaaccgggtgtggtagcatgtgcctgtggtcccagctactcaggaggtggaggtgggaggatcacttgggcctggtaggtgaaggctgcagtgaaccatgatcatgccactgtattccagcatgggcaacagagtgagaacttgtctacagtatgtatctatctgtatctatagtatatagtatatacctataatatatttatttttagatataggtatctatatctacatctgGGATTGGCTCCAGAATCATCCAGGGTGTGGGGAAGTGGGTAGGCATGAGATGAAAAAGCATAGTCACGTATCGCTAAAGGCTGAAGTTGGCTgataaattatatgttttaattttacatatgcaAAAAGAAATTGAGCTGGAAGCCCCGCCCAGGGTATGGATAAGGTATATGGGTGAAGATGGCGTGCAGAGATATGCATTATTCCTAAGAGATTCCCAATTCGCTATATAAGGTACGCATTACATACCCACAGGCAGAATCACCGTCTGAAAGAACCCTCAGGTCCCTGGAGATGGGAGCTGGGGGCCCAGCAGaggcaatagaaaaaaatcagctgggtgtggtggcgcgtgcctgtagtccctgctacagAGGCTGCGGTAGGCCAATCAGAGTGGGATGGAAGGGACGAGGTGTGCCACCCTGCAGGCCGGGCCCTGCCTACCTCCGTGCCGTCGGGACAGCTCctcttgctgttgttgttgtttaggttCTCCGAGTTGAGCAGGTTTTGATCAAGTTGGGTTGGAAGCCGCCCCCAACTCCCTGCTCCCAGGCCCTCCTCCCTGTCCGTCTCCTCCACCTGCGGCAAGGAGCCACTCTGGCCTTTGGGACTCCCAAACTCTAGTTTCTTCTTCACATCCTTCTCACAGAGTCCGGACCCCTGCTGGGGCTGTCTGGCTGGCCTGTGCACCTCTGCAGGTAGAGCAGCTTCCTCCAACAGAGCCTCCCTCTCCGGATCCTGCAGGTGGACCAAGCTGCCAGTTTCATCCTCGGGGGAAGGCAGAAGCGGGTCTGAGAGTCTCCGGAAACAGCAGGGGAGGGGGGGCCCTAAGCCAGGCTGGGTGGCATCATCCAAGCAGGGAAGCTGGACTTCCAGGGTGCCATCTGGGGTCTCTGGCAAGAAGTCGCCGGGTCCCGCAGGGTCATCCACAGGCTGCTGGAGGTTGCTGTCTGTCTGCTGACGCCACAGCTTGTTGTGCCGCTGTTTGCTGCGGGGAGAGAGgatggaggaaggtgaggggaggAGGATGGTGCCTAGGGGTGCTGGGAGGAGTGTGCGGTGAGCCAGTGAGGGGCTGCCCAAGGTCGGGGCGCCAGGGACGATCCATGGCTCATTCAGGTAAAGCCTCTCTCTATTCATTTGTTCCCAAGAAACACAAGGATGAGAAACAACACTGGGATCTTAAGTTGTCCAGGCTCGCACAGGAAGCCTGATGTGACTTTCTGCCCCAATGACAACGGGGAAGGAACGCGGGGGCGTCTAGACTTCAATCTGTGTATCTGTGTTTAGTGCTGCCTCATTTTACGAACTTCGTCACGTCAGTTACACTCCATCTCTCATTTCTCTGTCAAATAAGAATAACAACGCTCTCCTAACTATATTGTAGGAATATGAAGAGAATCAAAGCAGAGTATGTACAGATCTATACACGATGATACCACTATACACACGCATAATGCACTGGAACACATTTGGGAAGATCTCGGAAAACTACAAAGTATTTGTGTAGGTcagtttttaaacaatttcttcTACTATGATGACATTgtttttataatccttttttttttgagatgagagtctcactctgtggcccaggcaggagtgcagtggtgtgattatggctcactgcagcctcaaactcctgggctcaagcgatcctcccgcttcaccctcccaagtagctggggctacaggcatgtgacactatccttggctaatttaaaaaaaaattttttttttttttggtagagacagggtcttgctgtgttacccaggctggtcttgtactcctggtctcaagcgatcctccctcagcctcccaaagtgttgggattacaggtgtgagccactgcaccaagccctataataaaaatgtaaggcataaaaaaagaagtttacaGTGAAATAAGGTAACTAAGTCACCCTTAAGGACCTTAAAGTAATACCAATACAGGCTTGCAAGGGTTAAAAAGAGAGAGGTAAATGTAAGAGCACACTGTGAGGGCGCCATTCACCCTCTCTGCTCAGTGTGCACATTCCAGCCAGCAGCTATTCAAGGACACCGCCAAGCTGCTGTGAACCCAGCCTGGAGTGCCCAGCTTAGGCTGCAAAGGGCACTGAGTGCCTGGCAGGCTCGGGGAGAGGACAGTGAGATGctcactcttcctcctcctcctcctcctctgggcCTTGCCTGGGGATCTGTCCAGCCCTTCTGACAGTGAAGAAGTCCACAGTTGGCCGGCGCTGTTCTTTGGACCCTGTTTAACCCTGCCAGGGCACTCCTGCCTTCCCAAACTTGGCCAAGAAGCTGGTGGACTTCGCCTGTGGCTTCCTTCCAACACCGGCCTGATATCACCCAGGGAGGTTTGCTTCTCATACAGACTGACTAGAAAGGGAACCGGGAGAAAGTGACGCCCAGGTTCTGGGCTTCCGACCTTAGAGCCTGGGGTACTGGAATCAAAGCGAGGACCTCCCCACCACCCGGTGTGGGCAACAGAACCGCAGCGCTTTTTGCACACAGCACCCTGACTCAGGCCGAGTGAGGGGCCGTGGTGTacctctccctcctgctccccaCTGGCTGTGTGATGGGGGACAGGTCAGCCTCTCAGTGTCAGCTCATTATCCCTGCCCTGATCCTCGTAAAAGGGGGATAACCTGTACAGAACTTTTTAGGGTGGGAGTTCAGAGACTTTAAAATAAGCTCCATTTATTATTTACCACAAGCCAGATCTGGAAGTATCTGTAAAGGTAAACTTGTTTAGCactgcaaaaggaaaataaatcttgggaccctaaactcactaagccaaagggaaaagtcaagctgggaagtGGGTCACACAAATCTGCCTCCCATTTtggttcctaaataagatggctaTGAAGATGAAAAGCTACACACCTCCCTCATATCTTGCCCACAAGGAAGTTCCTTGCTGTccccaagatctttaccctaaagcTTTTCTGTTAAAATTCACCATAGCAATGTAAATTGACCACTGTCTTCAcaggtgggagggtgggtgggAAGGAAGACAGAGGACAGGACTCAAAGTCATCGCTCTACGCTCTACGGGCCTGACACAAATGCGTATCTGATTGTctcctctgccctattgtttatgtTATGCAAAAACGCAGATTCACAGAGCCAGACGAAGGCATGCAGGACTCTCTTCCCCCTACCCCGCCTCACATGAAAATTGTGTATTTCTCAGtatcccaccctttccccttaAAATTTGAAGCCCTCAAAATTATCTtcggagaaaggcacagacctgtCTCCTGGGTGCTCATCCTTAACACTGGCAAATAAACCTCCTGAAATGATTGAGACTTGCCTCGGTCATTTTGCTTGATTGACAGACA from the Macaca thibetana thibetana isolate TM-01 chromosome 11, ASM2454274v1, whole genome shotgun sequence genome contains:
- the SSH1 gene encoding protein phosphatase Slingshot homolog 1 isoform X4, with the translated sequence MINLLRCEDRIKLAVRLESAWADRVRYMVVVYSSGRQDTEENILLGVDFSSKESKSCTIGMVLRLWSDTKIHLDGDGGFSVSTAGRMHIFKPVSVQAMWSALQVLHKACEVARRHNYFPGGVALIWATYYESCISSEQSCINEWNAMQDLESTRPDSPALFVDKPTEGERTERLIKAKLRSIMMSQDLENVTSKEIRNELEKQMNCNLKEFKEFIDNEMLLILGQMDKPSLIFDHLYLGSEWNASNLEELQGSGVDYILNVTREIDNFFPGLFAYHNIRVYDEETTDLLAHWNEAYHFINKAKRNHSKCLVHCKMGVSRSASTVIAYAMKEFGWPLEKAYNYVKQKRSITRPNAGFMRQLSEYEGILDASKQRHNKLWRQQTDSNLQQPVDDPAGPGDFLPETPDGTLEVQLPCLDDATQPGLGPPLPCCFRRLSDPLLPSPEDETGSLVHLQDPEREALLEEAALPAEVHRPARQPQQGSGLCEKDVKKKLEFGSPKGQSGSLPQVEETDREEGLGAGSWGRLPTQLDQNLLNSENLNNNNSKRSCPDGTEHDAIFGILNKVKPSYKSCADCVYPTASGAPEASRERCEDLSAPAICTQPAFLPHITSSPVAHMANRSRVPEKPASGPTEPPPFLPPAGSRRPDTSGPGAGAVLEPPTSLLEPSRETPKVLPKSLLLKNSHCDKNPPSTEVVTKEESPPKKDTKPAKDLRLLFSNESEKPTTNSYLMQHQESIIQLQKAGLVRKHTKELERLKSVPTDPAPPSRDGPAGRLEASIPEESQDLAALHELGPLVMPGQAGSDEKSEAAPASLEGGSLKSPPPFLYRLDHTSSFSKDFLKTICYTPTSSSMSSNLTRSSSSDSIHSVRGKPGLVKQRTQEIETRLRLAGLTVSSPLKRSHSLAKLGSLNFSTEDLSSEADPSTGADSQDATLSESSFLHEPQATPRDPAATSKSSGKPTPENLKSPSWMSKS
- the SSH1 gene encoding protein phosphatase Slingshot homolog 1 isoform X2; amino-acid sequence: MALVTLQRSPTPSAASSSASNSELEAGSEEDRKLNLSLSESFFMVKGAALFLQQGSSPQGQRSLQHPHKHAGDLPQHLQVMINLLRCEDRIKLAVRLESAWADRVRYMVVVYSSGRQDTEENILLGVDFSSKESKSCTIGMVLRLWSDTKIHLDGDGGFSVSTAGRMHIFKPVSVQAMWSALQVLHKACEVARRHNYFPGGVALIWATYYESCISSEQSCINEWNAMQDLESTRPDSPALFVDKPTEGERTERLIKAKLRSIMMSQDLENVTSKEIRNELEKQMNCNLKEFKEFIDNEMLLILGQMDKPSLIFDHLYLGSEWNASNLEELQGSGVDYILNVTREIDNFFPGLFAYHNIRVYDEETTDLLAHWNEAYHFINKAKRNHSKCLVHCKMGVSRSASTVIAYAMKEFGWPLEKAYNYVKQKRSITRPNAGFMRQLSEYEGILDASKQRHNKLWRQQTDSNLQQPVDDPAGPGDFLPETPDGTLEVQLPCLDDATQPGLGPPLPCCFRRLSDPLLPSPEDETGSLVHLQDPEREALLEEAALPAEVHRPARQPQQGSGLCEKDVKKKLEFGSPKGQSGSLPQVEETDREEGLGAGSWGRLPTQLDQNLLNSENLNNNNSKRSCPDGTEHDAIFGILNKVKPSYKSCADCVYPTASGAPEASRERCEDLSAPAICTQPAFLPHITSSPVAHMANRSRVPEKPASGPTEPPPFLPPAGSRRPDTSGPGAGAVLEPPTSLLEPSRETPKVLPKSLLLKNSHCDKNPPSTEVVTKEESPPKKDTKPAKDLRLLFSNESEKPTTNSYLMQHQESIIQLQKAGLVRKHTKELERLKSVPTDPAPPSRDGPAGRLEASIPEESQDLAALHELGPLVMPGQAGSDEKSEAAPASLEGGSLKSPPPFLYRLDHTSSFSKDFLKTICYTPTSSSMSSNLTRSSSSDSIHSVRGKPGLVKQRTQEIETRLRLAGLTVSSPLKRSHSLAKLGSLNFSTEDLSSEADPSTGADSQDATLSESSFLHEPQATPRDPAATSKSSGKPTPENLKSPSWMSKS
- the SSH1 gene encoding protein phosphatase Slingshot homolog 1 isoform X1 — encoded protein: MALFHQDVLGQGPFSAKISEEDQSSTRAICSSLGLRGGVGSPALVEALGSLPAFPDLRSEQMAGAPRAVVGGVRDVSTAATNLFYFTDFCIFLQPTHYFCCPEVSSSNYLSESFFMVKGAALFLQQGSSPQGQRSLQHPHKHAGDLPQHLQVMINLLRCEDRIKLAVRLESAWADRVRYMVVVYSSGRQDTEENILLGVDFSSKESKSCTIGMVLRLWSDTKIHLDGDGGFSVSTAGRMHIFKPVSVQAMWSALQVLHKACEVARRHNYFPGGVALIWATYYESCISSEQSCINEWNAMQDLESTRPDSPALFVDKPTEGERTERLIKAKLRSIMMSQDLENVTSKEIRNELEKQMNCNLKEFKEFIDNEMLLILGQMDKPSLIFDHLYLGSEWNASNLEELQGSGVDYILNVTREIDNFFPGLFAYHNIRVYDEETTDLLAHWNEAYHFINKAKRNHSKCLVHCKMGVSRSASTVIAYAMKEFGWPLEKAYNYVKQKRSITRPNAGFMRQLSEYEGILDASKQRHNKLWRQQTDSNLQQPVDDPAGPGDFLPETPDGTLEVQLPCLDDATQPGLGPPLPCCFRRLSDPLLPSPEDETGSLVHLQDPEREALLEEAALPAEVHRPARQPQQGSGLCEKDVKKKLEFGSPKGQSGSLPQVEETDREEGLGAGSWGRLPTQLDQNLLNSENLNNNNSKRSCPDGTEHDAIFGILNKVKPSYKSCADCVYPTASGAPEASRERCEDLSAPAICTQPAFLPHITSSPVAHMANRSRVPEKPASGPTEPPPFLPPAGSRRPDTSGPGAGAVLEPPTSLLEPSRETPKVLPKSLLLKNSHCDKNPPSTEVVTKEESPPKKDTKPAKDLRLLFSNESEKPTTNSYLMQHQESIIQLQKAGLVRKHTKELERLKSVPTDPAPPSRDGPAGRLEASIPEESQDLAALHELGPLVMPGQAGSDEKSEAAPASLEGGSLKSPPPFLYRLDHTSSFSKDFLKTICYTPTSSSMSSNLTRSSSSDSIHSVRGKPGLVKQRTQEIETRLRLAGLTVSSPLKRSHSLAKLGSLNFSTEDLSSEADPSTGADSQDATLSESSFLHEPQATPRDPAATSKSSGKPTPENLKSPSWMSKS
- the SSH1 gene encoding protein phosphatase Slingshot homolog 1 isoform X3, whose amino-acid sequence is MWVNIWKPENSPTEMTPRDRPGLLEAGSEEDRKLNLSLSESFFMVKGAALFLQQGSSPQGQRSLQHPHKHAGDLPQHLQVMINLLRCEDRIKLAVRLESAWADRVRYMVVVYSSGRQDTEENILLGVDFSSKESKSCTIGMVLRLWSDTKIHLDGDGGFSVSTAGRMHIFKPVSVQAMWSALQVLHKACEVARRHNYFPGGVALIWATYYESCISSEQSCINEWNAMQDLESTRPDSPALFVDKPTEGERTERLIKAKLRSIMMSQDLENVTSKEIRNELEKQMNCNLKEFKEFIDNEMLLILGQMDKPSLIFDHLYLGSEWNASNLEELQGSGVDYILNVTREIDNFFPGLFAYHNIRVYDEETTDLLAHWNEAYHFINKAKRNHSKCLVHCKMGVSRSASTVIAYAMKEFGWPLEKAYNYVKQKRSITRPNAGFMRQLSEYEGILDASKQRHNKLWRQQTDSNLQQPVDDPAGPGDFLPETPDGTLEVQLPCLDDATQPGLGPPLPCCFRRLSDPLLPSPEDETGSLVHLQDPEREALLEEAALPAEVHRPARQPQQGSGLCEKDVKKKLEFGSPKGQSGSLPQVEETDREEGLGAGSWGRLPTQLDQNLLNSENLNNNNSKRSCPDGTEHDAIFGILNKVKPSYKSCADCVYPTASGAPEASRERCEDLSAPAICTQPAFLPHITSSPVAHMANRSRVPEKPASGPTEPPPFLPPAGSRRPDTSGPGAGAVLEPPTSLLEPSRETPKVLPKSLLLKNSHCDKNPPSTEVVTKEESPPKKDTKPAKDLRLLFSNESEKPTTNSYLMQHQESIIQLQKAGLVRKHTKELERLKSVPTDPAPPSRDGPAGRLEASIPEESQDLAALHELGPLVMPGQAGSDEKSEAAPASLEGGSLKSPPPFLYRLDHTSSFSKDFLKTICYTPTSSSMSSNLTRSSSSDSIHSVRGKPGLVKQRTQEIETRLRLAGLTVSSPLKRSHSLAKLGSLNFSTEDLSSEADPSTGADSQDATLSESSFLHEPQATPRDPAATSKSSGKPTPENLKSPSWMSKS